In the Salvelinus namaycush isolate Seneca unplaced genomic scaffold, SaNama_1.0 Scaffold278, whole genome shotgun sequence genome, one interval contains:
- the LOC120039536 gene encoding CD209 antigen-like protein E, producing MSKVIYAEPDMNKKVKFNKGEMEERIVDIYVSADTLRDGETSTKREETADTAPDNEPGDQRSEPDSSGKRPFLLAAVCLGLLCVLLAGIIGLSVYYNRAIKDSEDKRNTLFQSFSLYKINTTAERDQLQTRYNNLTEERDQLQTRYNNLTDEKGHIQAKLFVIEQHCQEGWRYFDSSLYFLSTEKKTWEESRQDCLKRGADLVIINSREEQTFLFNLHMRAWIGLTDSVTEGTWKWVDGTPLTTGYWGTGQPNNGGLFYGQEDCVEIYYGQDDPLKTWNDDKCGTNHNWICEKVV from the exons ATGTCAAAGGTCATCTATGCTGAGCCAGATATGAACAAGAAGGTCAAGTTTAACAAaggtgagatggaggagaggattgtTGATATCTATGTCAGTGCAGACACCCTGAGAGACGGTGAGACCAGCaccaagagagaagagacagcagACACTGCCCCTGATAATGAACCAGGAGACCAGCgctcag AGCCTGATAGCTCAGGGAAGAGACCCTTCCTACttgctgcagtgtgtctggggctgctgtgtgttttactggctgggatcataggcctgtctgtctact ATAACAGAGCCATCAAAGATTCTGAGGATAAAAGAAACACATTGTTCCAGAGTTTCTCCCTTTATAAAATCAACACAActgcagagagagaccagctacagaccagatacaacaacctgactgaagagagagaccagctacagaccagatacaacaacctgactgacgAGAAAGGCCATATTCAGGCAAAGCTTTTTGTGATAG AGCAGCATTGTCAGGAGGGATGGAGATACTTTGACTCCAGTTTGTACTTCCTCTCTACTGAGAAGAAAACCtgggaggagagcagacaggactgtctgaagagaggagcagacctggtgatcataaacagcagagaggaacag ACATTTCTCTTCAACCTCCACATGAGAGCctggattggtctgactgacTCTGTTACTGAGGGGACCTGGAAGTGGGTGGACGGCACCCCACTGACCACAGG GTATTGGGGGACAGGACAGCCTAATAATGGTGGTCTGTTCTATGGGCAGGAGGACTGTGTTGAGATATACTATGGACAAGATGACCCTCTAAAGACATGGAATGATGACAAATGTGGCACAAATCATAACTGGATCTGTGAGAAAGTGGTTTGA